The following coding sequences lie in one Ictalurus punctatus breed USDA103 chromosome 16, Coco_2.0, whole genome shotgun sequence genomic window:
- the LOC128635231 gene encoding uncharacterized protein LOC128635231: MGLSEKNAGGVTANTPSDAVSHPAPVNSLLRFRFSAFEVFRQIAETGAEFTLSFVNAHRLSVLPFFEKVKLRNIPTSPNSTPSPENHTNLPKLHPISRKPYESPQTPPHLQKLILTSPNSTPSPENHTNLPKLHPISRKPYRPPQTPPHLQKTIRISPNSTPSPETHTDLPKLHPISRKPYESPQTPPHLQKTIPTSPNSTPSPENHTNLPKLHPISRKPYESPQTPPHLQKTIRISPNSTPSPETHTDLPKLHPISRNSYQPPQTPPHLQKTIRISPNSTPSPETYRPPQIPPHLQKTILTSPNSTPSPETHSDLSKFHPISRNSYRPPQTPPHLQKHTDLSKFHPISRKPY; encoded by the exons AGTCATCCGGCCCCCGTTAACTCACTGCTGCGCTTCCGTTTCAGCGCCTTTGAGGTTTTCAGGCAGATCGCAGAGACGGGGGCCGAGTTCACGCTGAGTTTCGTCAACGCTCATCGTCTTTCAGTCCTGCCTTTTTTCGAAAAGGTCAAACTGAG AAACATACCGACCTCCCCAAACTCCACCCCATCTCCAGAAAACCATACGAATCTCCCCAAACTCCACCCCATCTCCAGAAAACCATACGAATCTCCCCAAACTCCACCCCATCTCCAGAAACTCATACTGACCTCCCCAAACTCCACCCCATCTCCAGAAAACCATACGAATCTCCCCAAACTCCACCCCATCTCCAGAAAACCATACCGACCTCCCCAAACTCCACCCCATCTCCAGAAAACCATACGAATCTCCCCAAACTCCACCCCATCTCCAGAAACTCATACTGACCTCCCCAAACTCCACCCCATCTCCAGAAAACCATACGAATCTCCCCAAACTCCACCCCATCTCCAGAAAACCATACCGACCTCCCCAAACTCCACCCCATCTCCAGAAAACCATACGAATCTCCCCAAACTCCACCCCATCTCCAGAAAACCATACGAATCTCCCCAAACTCCACCCCATCTCCAGAAAACCATACGAATCTCCCCAAACTCCACCCCATCTCCAGAAACTCATACTGACCTCCCCAAACTCCACCCCATCTCCAGAAACTCATACCAACCTCCCCAAACTCCACCCCATCTCCAGAAAACCATACGAATCTCCCCAAACTCCACCCCATCTCCAGAAACATACCGACCTCCCCAAATTCCACCCCATCTCCAGAAAACCATACTGACCTCTCCAAACTCCACCCCATCTCCAGAAACTCATAGTGACCTCTCCAAATTCCACCCCATCTCCAGAAACTCATACCGACCTCCCCAAACTCCACCCCATCTCCAGAAACATACTGACCTCTCCAAATTCCACCCCATCTCCAGAAAACCATACTGA